tggtacaggacattttaataaaaaaaaaaatggtgggttgaacctggttttgtggcataccAAACcattttatggcaatgttaaatataaatttaaaatgacaacattacatgataggactacaatacaaataaatgggagaaaatataggacagagaaacatacgaataatagctaacaaatgGTACTGGGTTTTAgaatttaatacgtcagacgcacgtttcgtccacacaagactaaccagtTACGCTCTGAtgaaaaaagttcgaaagccaaaacaagtacaaagttgaagagcattgaggacaaaagttccaaaaagttgtgcccaaTATGGCTATGGTTttctgcctgggataagaacatcctcattatttagaataattcatacttttgcaaaccgttttttttttttataaaatgactatataatagatatatataaagtcataaatcgatagagaaaaaaactaatccgggtaacaaaccaaaactgaggtaAACAAATCAAGTATAAGAGGAAAACGAAGGAACAACAAGAACACCGAAGTTTACTCGGGATCAATTATCAGGCGATCTTTACTGTCACGTTTCCGACGGACATACTATTTTCACTTCAATAGATATGTTACCGTATATCATATTCATTACACTTATATAATTGAATGTGAAATACcactgatatgaaaaatacatattaaCAGGTAGCATTTTCTGTTCAAAGCACTATATCTAGGGTAACCGGAAACTTTCAAAGTTCGATAGCCAAGGTCACGTGTTACATTTGTTCCTTTAAAACTTTTAAGTTTTAGattgtatatttattgttttcttaaGTTTGCCAGCTATTTGCAGCTAgtcataaaattatttgttatagTAATTTAATACCAATCTACAAACCATTAGTTTGAGAATATGTGTATATCAATTTTAGGTCATTCTGTATCAACAATCTTGGATAGTTCTTGCAAAATTTGTGATGGTCCCGATAATCACCGAACTGAGTTCCGGTATGATAATAGACATAATGAAGTCACTCATGGACTGACAAAGGAAAGTGGCGCTCAGCTAGGAAAAAGCCAGGTGTCAAATGTTAGAGGTAAAAGAAGTAACTTTTGTAAAGACAATTCAGCAGATATAAGTGAGGATTTTGGTAATATGTATTCGCGTCCGAGAGTAAGAAATCCTACCGGAAACAAAAGTTGTCGTGAAAACTTCCGCTGTGGTCGGGGACAAAATCTTAGAGGTCGTGGTGCAAATAGTAAAAGTACAGAAAAAGCGATGCAGGGGAAATcatcaaatgagaaaacaagGAGATCTGACAAAAATTACCAAATGCATCCACTTCCTTCGTTAAAATCCGACAACGAAAGTTACCATACAGAAGACGGAGAAGATAAACATAACATAAAGAGTTTTCCAAGCAAAGCCCTTGTTACAGGTAGTGACAATAGTAAAAGTGATAGTAATGGTGCTGGCAGTGGTGTTAGTAAACATGACAGTGTCCCTGGTCACGAAGACATCACAGATGGTAATGAAAGTAGCGGAAGTAGAAGACTAGAATTAAGTAGAGGCGGACATCGAGGCCATTATCATTTCAGAGGATATTCAGGTCGTGGACGAGGTCGTGGCGGAATCATGGGTAAGGGTCGTGGTAGTATCTCCAAGTAACTATTGAAAATTTGTGGTTTACATATAGATATCATGTTTTATTAGTATAAATTATACTAAATCCATATTTATATGATAACTATTTCTTATTAGTTGAATTagtaaaatgtaatttatacatCTGTGAATTTGTAAATAACTTGTCGCATTACAAATAGTAAGTGTCATTGGCTggaacaaaatgttttacatgtgaaatattattattcgatattgaagaaaaagaaacagtagTCGCATACTATTGTGTTAGAGATAATAGAATGGGATTACAGAAACTTTTCTGTTATGTAAAAGGACAGTCTGtataatatttctaaatatttttatttttgtcagaGTTAAATTCCCTTTCtcaactttgtttttcttttggtaGATGCATAAAAGCTTTAAAcacgtgattttttttaaaaattctttaatgGATTATAAAACCAACTTTAATAGGAATtggtaaaaattaaatcaaaatgcatacaaaatttaatataccTGAGTCATGCACTATCAAACTGCTAAAACTAAACCAATACATGCAGCATCTTCATCGCGGATTACAACTTACAACTTTCAAATTCTGTTAGCTCCATGTGTCGCATAGGGCGCGAACAGAAAACTACCATCTGAGTAGTATGCTGCTTGTTGTTGTACTTCTCATCTTGTCCTCCGTCAGTCTTTTCCTTTCCTTTTCTACCATTTGTCTCCAAGTTTCCTTTGGTCTTCTCGATTTCTCTTTTCGTGTGGTTTCCACGTTAATGCGATTAGACAATCGTTCCACGAGTCCATCTTCAGGATGTGACCTATCCAACTCCATCTCCTGGTCTGGGTGATGGTGTTGGTGATGCTGTAAATATTGGCAAAAATAACCGGAAGATTCTACGTCGATGATTAAAGCATTATAAACTTACCTGATTTTTCTCTCTTGTATTTattaatggcaaaatcaaatccttttttattttacaaaatgtaacacTATTATATTCGTTCTGATCATTCCCTTTAAATAGTTCTGGGCGAACGACAGAGAAAACATCAAAACTCCCATACGAAACGAAAATGTACTTGTTACGAGATGTGTCACTTCCAGCGTAGAAGACTTGTAAAATCAGGATAGAAGATTAGTCATTATTTTTACCAATATATTGTGTTATATCAATGTTCctttttacaacaaaactaaTGAAAGAAGGAATATGCAAACATACATACGTGTTCGAAGTAAATCATTCaaatactttataaaaataaaaacacagttTGTTACCATTTTTAGGTGTTTGATAAGCCTTTGAAATAAGGCTGTTCATAATAAATGTGATGTACAGTTAGGTTTGTTGGGGGTATAATCACGGTCGttgcttttatttttacttttattgtagTTGAcgtcatatttttgaaattattgagTTCGTGTTACCCAGATTTAGGATGAAGTCTTTATATATTTGAAGTAAATGTATAAACTAAGAAATCTGAGTTTCATCTTACGGATGTTATAGTCATGCAGATTTAATTAGATGGGTGATTGGTATGTCATActgttatttcattataaatagaCAACTTTGagaatttttatcattttcttgtGAAATgagtatatgttttatataacaaattattagAGATTCAAGCTCAGGATTATGTATTTGTGGAAACTGAGACgtacattatttttaatattttatttttacgctatcttaatttgtaaatatgtatttGGTATAACATCGTGTGTCGTAAGTCAGTTTCTGGCTGGATATATTGGTTGttttattatgtatgtatggCATAAATGAGCTAtagaattacaaaaataatgttaGCAATTGTGTATGAACTATGAACTgttgttttacatgtatatctgtttttctttactataatctaaaatatgaatgaatacAATGGagttaataataattttatgctAATTTAACGtggatgtttatattttttgtaaatgttacatatttgtattgttattttgtatttgtgtttgtaTTTAGAAGCAGTTCGATTGTTTGGATTTTCTACTAATACAATATTTTACCTTATCATGTCTTATGTATACAATAGCAGTGATTTACCGTTAACAAAAAAATGAGCcagcaattatttattttttatgtatgtaaaattataaacatttggACGCTCGCCAAGCCTcgtcttcgctagccaagggcgATCAAATACAAGAGGTGAGGGGTCGCAACTCTTGGCTAGAAAACATGGGCGAGTCtcgcgttttaaatttgaaaatttaattgtttCTAATGGAGAAGTGTTGCAGCACACTCAACCCAGTGGTAGAAGTATATTTTTTCCATAGTTTTTAGTTGTTTTATGACAGGATTTCCTATTGTTGCTGTTGCTTTTGctgattaaaaatatacaatatcaGTTTTGTAAATCACTATAGAATGACCTATTGGCATTTGTGTTAAGATGTTCGTAACTTGAtcagagaaaaaaatacatcatgCATATTCAATGTAACAAGTCAACGATTATCATATTGTGGAGTCTAAAATCTCGATTGACCTGGAGAAGGATGCATTGCCATCGACAAACTAAGAGTAAATAATGCCAGAGTCCAGCCTTAAAACAGTTCACATATTGACCATTCCGAAGAGCTGTTGCGCGAGGTGCTATGAAGTATTGACTCCTGGAAATACTTTTGGGTTGTGCAATTAGACCTTTTCAACAATTGTCTACACCTACAGTTGAGCACGACTACGACAGGTAAGATGTGAGGGGTCgtcgcaaaaataaaaattgaaataatactaTACATCACTAAGAGATTTAATgcttgaaatttatttgattgaCAATAATATACTTTTCCAACAGAGTAAAATAtcatgaattttttaaatttagaaggACAAAACAAAGATCAATTCATTTTCTGTACGgtgaaaataacaaaagaagaaaaaccaATGTAGTGATCGACTAAAAAGCATAATTTCCACCGTGTGAAGACCGTACattgtataaacatttttaggACTTGGTTCAGGCGCACAAAACATGCGACAGAGTTTTACTAATctaattagatataaaaaaaataatactccCTTATGCATGGTCAtagatgaaatttaaaaagaatcattagtacaaaaaaaataaaagattataaaaCCGGCAAACATTTATCAAGGAAAAAAGAAACAGCGAAACAATTTCTGATCCGttgacaacaaaataaaatatagcaatgaCAGTGTAACATACAAAACCAACGATATTTGATCAACACGGACCCCATTAAACTCTATTGCTAAGCAATTCCCGCTTTTTGCAAGAAACTCGGAGGTCATTTTCGAGAACAGTGGAATGGCTCTACGATAAAAAGGACAACGTCTGTTATTTCTTCGGAACACGGGCAATTATATTGGACAATCAATTCGTGAGGACGATCATATAGTTAAGTGAGGGGAAAAAATAAGTCATTGGACTCCCAATCCCTACATAGCACTATCCAAAAAGAATTTACAATGAAAAGGTCTATAGTAACTTGTATGTTGAATTATAAATTCCATACGCAGGTATGTACTGCTTTTAAATGTTGATACATCTCCCCTTATTCAAGAAGGAAATACACCAACTTTTACAAGATATCTTGATCTTTTCCCTCGACCTTTGAAATCAATATGTTTTTACCCCTCCCAAAATGGAATATGTACATCGGGTAAGTTTTAGATCGTTTAAAAAAGACTCGACCGTGTTTACAAATACAGGAGGTGAGGGGTCGCAACTCTTGGCTAGAAAACATGGGCGAGTCtcgcgttttaaatttgaaaatttaattgtttCTAATGGAGAAGTGTTGCAGCACACTCAACCCAGTGGTAGAAGTATATTTTTTCCATAGTTTTTAGTTGTTTTATGACAGGATTTCCTATTGTTGCTGTTgcttttgttgattaaaaatatacaatatcaGTTATATACGATATCATGATACGGAATGATTGcagtaattttttaatcaattcaaCGTGAAATGTCGtgtaaatatatgtaataataatattgtatgatagagaaatatttttatttactttttatattttttatatcttctgTAGCCAAACCGAATTTATATATCGTAATGATAATCAGACGTTTTTGTCTTTGAGACGACCTCTCCATTTTACCTGTAAACTGTAGGTGTCATTAGTCGGTGTCGAGAGTTGTTGAAAAGGTCTATTATATAAGTAGTAAGTGTAACACAACTTACGTTTATACTCACAAAATACAGGTAGATCAGTCAAGATTGACTCTGATACTAGGTATGCTAGTATTGTTCTTCTGCATCTTGAAATTTTTTCCAGATCGTTTTCGGTTAAACAATACACTGTAAAGAACAAACTTTACTATTAAACTTGGTTTATTTACTCCCGACTGATATTCACCCGCAATGAAAAGTTAGCGCTTTAGGCACTGACATTATTGATACCACGCAATGTTAGGCACTGATATTATTGATT
Above is a window of Mytilus trossulus isolate FHL-02 chromosome 4, PNRI_Mtr1.1.1.hap1, whole genome shotgun sequence DNA encoding:
- the LOC134713883 gene encoding uncharacterized protein LOC134713883, which translates into the protein MSRSIVAIVRSLKTLLNQDKISEILKPFIADMEGDGYLANTKIYPKLNNVVGIHSSDWTICRNGHSVSTILDSSCKICDGPDNHRTEFRYDNRHNEVTHGLTKESGAQLGKSQVSNVRGKRSNFCKDNSADISEDFGNMYSRPRVRNPTGNKSCRENFRCGRGQNLRGRGANSKSTEKAMQGKSSNEKTRRSDKNYQMHPLPSLKSDNESYHTEDGEDKHNIKSFPSKALVTGSDNSKSDSNGAGSGVSKHDSVPGHEDITDGNESSGSRRLELSRGGHRGHYHFRGYSGRGRGRGGIMGKGRGSISK